One window of Salegentibacter sp. Hel_I_6 genomic DNA carries:
- a CDS encoding AraC family transcriptional regulator: MLREIVHINSINEYHKVNNLSKPLHPLVSVINFADVKHKAGTSLNVTHGFYCIALKRLYDGKMKYGQQEYDFDEGVLAFVAPNQVMSIEVENASKLNHSGWLLIFHPDFLWNTALANKIKTYDFFEYQLKEALHLSEKEEKMLIRIMEDIHQEYNSNIDNFSQDVIISNLELLLTYSRRFYQRQFITRKKSNHTILEHFEFVLNDLLSDEELALNGLPTVEKIANKLNISPNYLTRLLKTITGKSTKSFIHEKIIQLAKEKLSITELSVNEIAYELGFEHPQSFGKLFKKKTEMTPLEFRKSYN, translated from the coding sequence ATGTTAAGAGAAATTGTTCATATTAATAGTATTAACGAATACCATAAAGTTAATAACCTTTCAAAACCACTACATCCGTTAGTGAGTGTCATTAATTTTGCAGATGTTAAACATAAAGCTGGTACTTCTTTAAATGTTACACACGGTTTTTATTGCATCGCATTAAAACGTTTGTATGATGGTAAAATGAAGTATGGACAACAAGAATATGACTTTGACGAAGGCGTTTTAGCATTTGTTGCACCTAATCAAGTAATGTCTATTGAAGTTGAAAACGCTAGCAAACTAAATCATTCTGGGTGGTTGCTTATCTTCCATCCAGATTTTTTGTGGAACACAGCTTTAGCTAACAAAATTAAAACGTATGACTTTTTTGAATATCAATTAAAAGAAGCGCTTCATCTTTCAGAAAAAGAAGAAAAAATGCTTATTCGAATTATGGAAGATATTCATCAAGAATACAACTCAAATATTGATAATTTTAGTCAAGACGTTATTATTTCTAATTTAGAGCTATTACTAACGTATTCAAGGCGTTTTTATCAACGTCAATTTATCACTCGTAAAAAGTCTAATCATACAATTTTAGAACATTTTGAATTTGTATTAAATGACTTGTTAAGTGACGAAGAGTTGGCATTAAATGGATTACCAACTGTCGAAAAAATAGCTAATAAACTAAATATCTCGCCAAATTATTTAACTAGGCTTTTAAAAACAATCACAGGAAAAAGTACAAAATCATTTATACACGAGAAAATAATACAATTAGCTAAAGAAAAGCTATCAATTACCGAGCTGTCCGTTAATGAAATAGCTTACGAATTGGGTTTTGAACATCCACAATCTTTTGGGAAATTATTCAAGAAAAAAACAGAAATGACACCATTAGAATTTAGAAAAAGCTATAATTGA
- a CDS encoding NAD(P)H-binding protein, which produces MKITLTSSLGNIGKTLAENLIKNGHEVTIISHSLERKAEIENINGKPLIGSLQDTEFLVSAFSGADAVFLMNPPDYSQPDIREYYRQISTNFAKAIEKTRVYRVVLLSSFGAHLNYGTGSILGSHFSEEIIKQVPKINLTILRPTYFYYNLNNYVDMIKYTGQILANYGSTKFPLVSPKDIAEIATQELENNKSELFKYIASSEHTGQEIATTLGKAIGISDLKWTIVSDEDVKKGMQQSGIPANIASLFTEMYHSLENGRLTENYNNNKPSKMGRESLSDFANEFATLYNK; this is translated from the coding sequence ATGAAAATAACACTTACAAGTTCACTAGGGAACATCGGAAAAACACTTGCCGAAAATCTTATCAAAAACGGTCACGAAGTAACTATTATAAGCCACTCGTTAGAGCGAAAGGCGGAAATTGAAAATATAAATGGTAAACCACTAATAGGTTCTTTACAAGATACAGAGTTTTTAGTTTCGGCATTTTCTGGAGCAGATGCTGTTTTCTTAATGAACCCACCTGATTACTCACAACCTGATATTAGAGAATATTACAGACAAATAAGTACGAACTTCGCGAAAGCAATTGAAAAAACAAGAGTTTACAGAGTTGTACTTTTAAGTAGTTTCGGAGCTCATCTAAATTACGGGACAGGCTCAATATTAGGTTCTCATTTTTCAGAAGAAATCATTAAACAAGTACCGAAAATAAATTTGACAATTTTAAGACCGACTTATTTTTATTATAATCTCAACAATTATGTTGATATGATAAAATATACAGGTCAAATTTTAGCTAACTATGGTTCTACTAAATTTCCACTTGTTTCACCAAAAGACATTGCAGAGATTGCTACCCAAGAATTGGAAAACAATAAAAGTGAATTGTTTAAATATATAGCAAGTTCAGAACACACAGGACAGGAAATTGCAACTACATTAGGTAAAGCAATTGGGATATCAGATTTGAAGTGGACAATAGTCTCAGATGAAGACGTAAAAAAAGGAATGCAACAAAGTGGAATACCTGCTAATATAGCTAGTCTATTTACTGAAATGTATCACAGTCTTGAAAATGGCAGACTCACTGAAAATTACAACAATAATAAACCATCTAAAATGGGTAGAGAAAGTCTTTCAGATTTTGCAAATGAATTTGCTACATTGTATAATAAATAA
- a CDS encoding RidA family protein, whose amino-acid sequence MEKRIINPWKWQNERSYVQAVEVTKPEGTLYISGQTAIDDDGKSSTSDMKAQLIQSIENLERVIKEAGYECKNIVRLNIYTTSSEELFTCFDVFQNWVAEHNIKQASTVLEVRSLFETLKIELEVTVVK is encoded by the coding sequence ATGGAAAAACGAATAATTAATCCGTGGAAATGGCAAAATGAAAGAAGTTATGTACAAGCCGTTGAAGTTACAAAGCCAGAAGGCACACTCTATATTTCTGGGCAAACAGCAATAGATGATGATGGGAAATCAAGCACTTCCGATATGAAAGCCCAATTAATTCAATCTATAGAAAATTTGGAAAGAGTTATAAAGGAAGCTGGATATGAATGTAAAAATATTGTGAGATTAAACATTTATACAACTTCATCTGAAGAGCTATTTACTTGTTTTGATGTTTTTCAAAATTGGGTAGCTGAACATAACATAAAACAGGCAAGTACTGTATTGGAAGTAAGAAGTCTTTTTGAAACATTAAAAATAGAATTAGAAGTTACGGTAGTAAAATAG
- a CDS encoding Crp/Fnr family transcriptional regulator, which translates to MKEKLKEHIENLISLTDDEFSLVISHFSFEKFKKNDFIIQEGENVKNCYLVVTGLLKLVYDDKNAKQHIVSFAMEDWWESDFSAYFSQTKAKMSLQCIEDTVVFSLSFKNYQKLSAESPKMKQFFLEKSNSGHIASQNRILSFLTSNAKERYEQLLKQYPLLFQRVPKILLASYLGVSRETLSRLSS; encoded by the coding sequence ATGAAAGAAAAATTAAAAGAACATATTGAAAATTTAATATCTCTTACTGATGATGAGTTCTCACTTGTTATATCACATTTCTCATTTGAAAAATTTAAAAAAAATGATTTTATTATTCAAGAAGGAGAAAATGTAAAGAATTGTTATTTAGTTGTTACTGGGCTTTTAAAATTAGTTTACGATGACAAAAACGCAAAACAACATATTGTGTCATTTGCAATGGAAGACTGGTGGGAAAGTGATTTTTCAGCTTATTTCTCACAAACTAAAGCTAAAATGTCTTTACAATGCATTGAAGACACTGTAGTATTTTCCTTAAGTTTTAAAAATTATCAAAAATTATCAGCTGAATCACCCAAAATGAAACAATTCTTTCTGGAAAAATCTAACTCAGGACATATTGCTTCACAAAATAGAATTTTATCTTTTTTAACATCAAATGCTAAAGAAAGGTATGAACAACTTCTTAAACAATATCCTTTATTATTTCAACGAGTTCCCAAAATTCTTTTAGCTTCTTATTTAGGTGTTTCGCGTGAGACACTTAGTCGTCTTTCCTCTTAA